A stretch of DNA from Cannabis sativa cultivar Pink pepper isolate KNU-18-1 chromosome X, ASM2916894v1, whole genome shotgun sequence:
caccgtcaagcagcaccatgggtagttggccaccttattaaggggaagtacacccaagacggaactaagtacaaggctaaagacatacagagggacatgtttgacaactacggtatcagtatgagttatgtgaaggcgtggaggtgcagggagatgggacttacgtatgctaggggtacgcctgagttttcatacatgaagcttcctgggtacttgtacatgctggaacagaagaatccaggtaccattactgacttgtacttagaggatgagcggttcaagtactgttttatatcactcggtgcatgtagaaggggcttttctttttgtcgtcctgttttgagtatcgatggcaccttcttgaagacgaagtacggcggtataatgttagttgctgtggcatacgatgcgaacaaccaattgttgccggttgcttatggtatcgttgacagtgagaataacgactcctggacgtatttcttacagaagttgagggtagcaattggcgtggttgagaacttagtgtttgtgtcatataggcatcaaagcattgatcatgctgttgaactcgtttttcccgaagcagtccactgtgcatgctatcaccacattgttatgaacgtgaacgccaaattcaagactgatgcttttcacaaccaaatatataatgttgcttacgcatggtcgaagactgaatgcgatagagagttcgagaagcttagaaagatgaatccggccattgctgcatatgtggagagtatagggtttgagaagtgggctcacccttattgtttgggcgatagatacaacatcatgacgagCAACGGCTATTTGAAAGCTTCAATAGTGTCACAGAAGAGTTCaggaaatatccaataactactttggttgaatttatcaggttcacactccaatcgtggttcgctgatcgcctcgaaaaatgctgacaaatgtgccacccctttggccacgctcttcgaaaaaaacttggcaaaaattcatgaaaatgcaaggtacaggcgcgtccaacgaaatggagccaatttgtataacgttggtaggggacctaacggtgaaagaggtggtgatgtgaatctagttgaaaaaacatgcacctgcggcgtgttcacgttattgaaactcccttgccttcatgcatgtgccgcggcattgaaaacgaacacaagtgtgtacacgctttgctcaccttattattcaaaagaaacgtggaggaagatttacgatgataccatcaatctCGCTGGTGATgaggatgattgggttctcccagaacacatcaagaatatgaaagttggggtacctgtggaaaagaagcctgtaggtcgtccaagaaaaagCAACGCTGGAAGAAGACGGGAGAACCGTTTCCCGTCTGGTGATAAAAAAGGTTCTGTACCACGAAAACCGGCAGCCGCTGTGGTGCTTCAGGCCACAACagagcaacatgcaaagcccgcatctgaggcgtcttgtacgtattcgttgggaaatttgatatattgtaatgatgcatattttgtcatagttatttttgttgaggttgaatatttttcaaatattttaattatttttaggtttaatagttatttttgttgaataatgttgatattttatatttgaaaccacgtataattatcaaaatttgaacgaaaagaaaacctatatatacataactgtaatgttaattacacaaaatatacaatgtcccaataattacacatataatcagccgacattttggtaaaataaatcgacACACCACCGTTGACGAAACATGGCTATCCGGTCTGGCGTCACATCGGTCAATCCACGCtgcatcatgagatgctccacatactcaatgcaatacacgccacaatcaccactaaatgcaaaataaaatataaagtcagtctaacgtaaaacatattttaatactatagtacttttttatcgctATGTACCTGGTTGCTGACTTCGGAACTAAGTCGTGAGTGGCTCGAGTCGCGTGCATTTTTGGAAGCACCGTGATGTCACCGTTAGCTAACGCCATGATCTGGTTGTTATGTGGAAATTCCCCGGTTGCAAGGATTAGCGAGGGCAGCAGTTCTGACCAAACCTTCAAGATGGGTTCCATGACGGTCCAATGACAGACGCTGGAATCACAGTCgtagacattaattttccacagcTCTATGTCGACTTCAACTGTGACCCAGTGTCTTGCCGTGGGAAGGTGcagaacgaagtaaataaactcgttacccctccatctctcaaagacttgggactgtaattacagagaacaacgaaacaattaacaaaccataataatcttcccaaacaattaacatttaaaatcttactaaaacaataccttatgaAACCCTGTGCAGTAGTCCAGGATATATTCCTCCCATTTAAAGTTTTTCCTCGGACCCTTGTGGCTCGTCCATGCACTGCTGATCATGGCGGTCACGAATGTGGAGAGAATGATACCCTTCTGAGGAAATGTCAGTGGATAGTCGGTGCGTCGCCTCCTCAGCATATGCATTGCTGCATCTATATGCTGCATATAAACGGAAATGTCAGttacacaaaaaaatatattaattgcacataaagttgtaaagtgaagtaatattataaaatactttacttacgtcatctgtaagccattcctttggtgtgagcattatccaaaagaatcctggaccgtaatcaccacttctcaaatcccgaagtcggtggttcggaatgagtccaacacaccactttcggaaagtggttaacaatttctcatccggtggctccaggggatcaaaagtcgaagatggcct
This window harbors:
- the LOC133031888 gene encoding uncharacterized protein LOC133031888; translated protein: MHSLQKDMLKQKANYEKKLSSDVQHECKYTAYVELKKAYETSHVELKGGQNVIMEQLRHILAMLNRPPTTASAPEAPADPSTPPPAASPPVEEDEVFPDDYDPYEGAPATPIEAQPLIHVHDTESQGEILSIEAQPAVVKSRKRKRKPPVWFGDYTEMKRRHRPSSTFDPLEPPDEKLLTTFRKWCVGLIPNHRLRDLRSGDYGPGFFWIMLTPKEWLTDDHIDAAMHMLRRRRTDYPLTFPQKGIILSTFVTAMISSAWTSHKGPRKNFKWEEYILDYCTGFHKSQVFERWRGNEFIYFVLHLPTARHWVTVEVDIELWKINVYDCDSSVCHWTVMEPILKVWSELLPSLILATGEFPHNNQIMALANGDITVLPKMHATRATHDLVPKSATSGDCGVYCIEYVEHLMMQRGLTDVTPDRIAMFRQRWCVDLFYQNVG